AAATACAGCCGCAGTCTTTGAACGCGCCGACGCCATGATGTACAGGAACAAGATGTCCCTCAAGGGCGGGCGCGACGAAATCATCAACACGATTATCAGAACCATCGGCGCGAGAATGAATATCTAGCGCCGAGCGTTCGATTATCTCTTCTTTTTCTTGTTCTTGTCTTTGGGCGGGGTGTAGTTCGAACCGATTGTACCGCCGTTGTTCTGGCGCTTGGCGAAATCGCCGACCTTCTTGAACATTTCCTTCATGCTTTCGTACTGCTTGAGGACTGCGTTCACGCGGGCGGCATCCGTGCCAGAACCCTTTGCGATACGGGCCTTGCGGCTACCGTCAATAATCTGCGGCTTCTTGCGTTCCTTCGGCGTCATGGAACTGAGCACTGCTTCCACATAGACCAACTGCTTTTCGTCAATCTGGTCGAGCGGGAGCTTGTTGAGTCCCGGGATGAGGCTCAAAATGTCCTTGATGCGGCCGAGCTTCTTGATCGTGCGGAGCTGCTTCAAGAAGTCGTTCAAGTCGAACGTGTTGTTGAGAATCTTTTTCTTGAGGTCCTTCGCGTCCTTTTCATCGATGACCTGCTGTGCTTTTTCCACGAGGGATACCACGTCGCCCATGCCGAGGATTCGGCTTGCCATGCGGTCCGGGTGGAAAAGGTCGATTTCGTTCAGCTTTTCGCCAACACCGATAAAGCATATAGGCACGCCCGTCATCTTCTTGATGCTGAGCGCTGCACCGCCGCGGGTGTCGCCATCCATCTTCGAGAGGCAGACGCCCGTGAAGTTCAGACGGTTCCAGAAAGTCTCGGCGACATTCACTGCTTCCTGACCGATCATGGCGTCAGCGACGAACAAAATTTCGTCCGGATGAACCGCGTCGCGTGCCTTTTCGAGTTCCTGCATCAACTCTTCGTCAATCTGCAAACGGCCTGCGGTATCGTAAATCACGAGGTCAAAACCGTTGTCCTTAGCATACTGGTAGCCGTGCTTGATGATTTCGACCGGATTGCCCTGGCCTTCGTCGTAAACCGGAACGCCGATGGACTTGCCGAGCACCTGCAACTGCTTGATTGCGGCCGGACGGTAAACGTCAGCGGCAACGAGGAGCGGCTTCCTCTTCTTCTTGCTGCGCATCCAGAGAGCAATCTTGCCTGCGAAAGTCGTCTTACCCGAACCCTGCAGACCAACCATCATGATGCCCACCGGAGATGGTGCGGAAAGGTTGATTTCCTTAGTTTCGCCACCCATGACGGCCACAAGCTCGTCGTGGATAATCTTCACAATCTGCTGACCCGGGGTCACGGAATTGAGCACTTCGGCGCCCATGGACTTTTCCTTGACAGACTTCACAAAGTCGCGGGTCACGTTGAAGTTCACGTCGGCAGCGAGGAACGCGCGACGCACCTCACGCAGCGATTCCGCCACATTTTCTTCGGTAAGTTTGCCCTGCCCACGCAGGTTCTTGAGAGTATTTTCTAGAGAATCAGTCAGCTGTGAAAACATAGTGGGTCAAAGATAGTAATTAGAACTTAGAACTTAGAGCTTAGAACTTAGAAAAGTGTGTGAAAAAGCTTGTAATGGTGTCATTCTGAGCGGAGCCAGTAAGGCGAAGTCGAAGAATCTATAAAATTTAGGAATGTTGGTGAAAATGCTTGTAATGACGTCATCCTGAACGCGAAGCGTGAAGGATCCAGTAAATTTTATATGGGGAGGGAGAAGTCTCTCCCTCGCTTCAGCCTTGGCTTCCGCTACCTTCTCGAGCGGGCTTCAGACGCCAGCCCGCAACGCCTGGCTTACCCCGCCCACCCACCCTAAAATTCTTTTGAAAAATCCCACTTTAGAAGAAAAAATCACTCTTTTGTAAACTTTTTGTGCGTTTCGCTCTTTTTTAAGTTATCTTTTTAACGAAATAGAGTTTTTGCTCTTGTTCTCTAGTCGAAATCTGCAAATTTCAAAAGAACGAGGACAAGGCGAACGCTCACGCAGGCATGCCGCTTTAGCGGTATGTTTCAGTTTGCTATGCCGACTTATGAGTCGGTCTTTGGTCGTATGGCCAAGGGCAACAGCCCTTTGGGGGCGTGGGTCGTTTGCGTTTATCGTTCTTAGGCTTTGCAGAGCCCCGGCTAGATAAATGCAACGATCTGCGCCTTTTTTGTATTCTTGCATAAATAGACGAAGTTCTTTGTTGAACAGGGGCGAAACCCGAATGTTTAAAGGAAGGGGTTCAGCTAATGGAAAACGAAGAACTTGCCAAACGTCGCAATTTAGTCAAAAAAATCGGACGTTTTTTCGGTTGGTGTGATAGCAAAATTTTCAACATTCACTTACGTCTTGTAAAGGGTTTGTTGGACAAGGAAACGCAGGCTAGGGCCCAGGGCCTTATCGATGACAAGCTTCACTTCAAGACAATCGGAGCCTTTATCACGTGGCTTGTGGTATTTCCTTGTCATGCATCGAAATATTCCACACGCAAATTTAAGCAAGCGATTGTCCGAATAGCCATTTCTGCAATACTTGCTTTTTTGCCGATGATACTACTGTTAGCTTTTATTGATCAGGTCTGTCCATCTTACAAGGATTCATTTAAAGAAAATCTTCTCATCCTTCATGTCGTGATGACCGCCGTGATGTTTTTTTTCTTTGTGAAATTCGGGACAGTCTTGATAAGGATTGTCACAAGTTTGCTGATACTCGCGATTCTAATGGCTTCGTTCGCTTTCCTTTTAAGTGATGCGGCTCCCGAAACGAAATCAGTTATATTCATTGCATTTGAAGTGGTGATTGCGATATTCTTCCTGCTATGGAACTTTTGGCCGAAGAAAAAAACAAACGAGGATTCGTAACTTGTGCAACACTAAATGTATTTCGTTCAGTTATTAAAACTTCTCTTTTTACAAGGAACTTAGAATCTATGGATTACAATAACGAGGCTAAAGAAAATAGGCTAGAAGAGTTAAAAATTAACATTATCGCATATCAAGGAAAAATTGAAGAAGCTGAAAGAACTCATGCTGTGAACGAGTATACTCTTAGTGCATGGAAAAAAGAATTAAAGGCTTTTGAATCAGAAATGGATTCGTTGAAAAATTCTCCCGAAAACGAAATTACCCTTAATTTTGATTAATAAGGAATTTGATAAAACCATTTGCAAACGCAAAACGCACTGTGCCGGAACCCGCACGACATGGTGTGTAATAGAATGCGGGATGAAATAAGAGGTAAATTATGATAGCCACTGTTACTGAAGATGATGCAGATATCACAATTTGGGACGAAACTGGAAATTGGGTCGCGCACATTCATAAATATTCAGGTTACAAACTTGCTGGTTATACGTCAGCGACTGTATCTGTCAATATTCCTGGTGGTCAAACTTTAGTTTTCAATGAGAAGGGACAACACATAAAAACGATTGGATGACTTAAGAAAAAATAATGGTATTTTATACATCTGCGATTAGCGGCATATGAATATAAAATGGGTGTTCATATGTCGCTTTTAAGTTGATTTTCTTTTGGCAATTCCGTAGCCAAATGCGATATATGGATGGAGACTATCCATGACTCTAGAAGAACTTGAAAAGATAATTTTGCCACATACCACAAAAGAGATCGAATACGGCCAGTAGCAATACTTGTTCAATATCGATGCAAAACGGCATTATTCGTCAATGAGGACTACATGAAAAGAATACTTCTGTTATTACTCACACTTTCTGTCTTGACTTTTGCTGCCAAGCCTTCGGGCGTATGGCGCTTTGCCCGCACAAATTCTATGCAATCTACGGCTTGGAATCATCCGGGCGAACTTATTGACCTTGGCGATAGGCTGGTGTGCCATTATGTTGGGCAAATTAATTTTCCGCCTAACAGATATGGCAACTGTGATGATATACTCATATTGCATCTTGCCAAAGCTCAAGCTATGGAAGAAAACGGAAAAATTATTGGGCTATACTGTGCATACGATTGGTCATTCCCTGATATGGGAGGAAACTACCTGACCAATGATGTGTATCGTGATAATTGTCCAGATATCTTGGCTGCGGTGAATGGTGGATTCGACGTGATAGGTGAATACTGGTTCAAACCCATGGAAAACCAGACTATCTATTATGAGGACGGCAAACCGATCAAGCAGACTCTATCGAATACGCGGGAAACCTTGGACCGATTCGACAAACGCTATGAAAACCAAATTCGGTATCGCGATACATACGACTGGATTCAGTTGAAGCCCGGCTATGGGTGGGATCAGTGGGAGCGACCGGGGAGCGTGTATGAATCGGGACGAAAAACGAATGGAAAAGGTAAGGCGAAAAAGCGTTAGGGATTGTGACCCCTTGGGGCGAAGACTTGCGTGCTGTTCTCTTTGATGTTTACGGAAGCAAGGCTTCGTTTTAGGAGATTGGCAACGAGCGAAGCGAAGGTGACAAACCCTAAAATATAGCCCGACCCGCATGTATGCGGGGAACGCCCAAAAGAAAATTATGAATATAGCAGGCCGCGTGAACGACCTGCTTTTTCTATGGAAAGTGCGGCCCCTTGCACGCATAGTTTTGAAATGGTATA
This is a stretch of genomic DNA from Fibrobacter sp. UWB13. It encodes these proteins:
- the ffh gene encoding signal recognition particle protein, encoding MFSQLTDSLENTLKNLRGQGKLTEENVAESLREVRRAFLAADVNFNVTRDFVKSVKEKSMGAEVLNSVTPGQQIVKIIHDELVAVMGGETKEINLSAPSPVGIMMVGLQGSGKTTFAGKIALWMRSKKKRKPLLVAADVYRPAAIKQLQVLGKSIGVPVYDEGQGNPVEIIKHGYQYAKDNGFDLVIYDTAGRLQIDEELMQELEKARDAVHPDEILFVADAMIGQEAVNVAETFWNRLNFTGVCLSKMDGDTRGGAALSIKKMTGVPICFIGVGEKLNEIDLFHPDRMASRILGMGDVVSLVEKAQQVIDEKDAKDLKKKILNNTFDLNDFLKQLRTIKKLGRIKDILSLIPGLNKLPLDQIDEKQLVYVEAVLSSMTPKERKKPQIIDGSRKARIAKGSGTDAARVNAVLKQYESMKEMFKKVGDFAKRQNNGGTIGSNYTPPKDKNKKKKR